From Micromonospora rifamycinica, a single genomic window includes:
- a CDS encoding carbohydrate ABC transporter permease, which yields MRRSAARGRPARPARTSRQGLLYLALPVIAYVAVIILPIVMTARLSLYRSNGFTPPQWVGLDNYTRMAEDPAFRTALVNTLVWTAVTMTVPVAVGLVYAAVLNARRLRGTGLLRALVFLPSTMSLVTLGIMFSLVYNSSFGALNGVLDAVGLGFLAQDWLGDPDLVLYSLVAVFAWQFSGLSMALFNASIRQIPAELYEAARVDGANGLQRFRYVTLPRVRPVMVVVVALTVIQSLRSFDLVYVMTKGGPDNASALLGYYMYVQTFVNRNQGYGAAIAVVILLLSLTFAIVYVRRVATREAFDE from the coding sequence GTGCGGCGGTCAGCGGCGCGCGGGCGTCCGGCCCGGCCGGCGCGGACGTCCCGGCAAGGCCTGCTCTACCTGGCCCTTCCCGTGATCGCGTACGTCGCCGTCATCATCCTGCCGATCGTCATGACCGCGCGGCTGAGCCTCTACAGGTCCAACGGCTTCACGCCGCCGCAGTGGGTGGGGCTCGACAACTACACCCGGATGGCGGAGGACCCCGCCTTCCGGACGGCGTTGGTGAACACCCTCGTCTGGACCGCGGTGACGATGACCGTCCCGGTGGCGGTCGGCCTCGTATACGCCGCCGTGCTGAACGCGCGGCGGCTGCGCGGCACAGGGCTGCTGCGGGCGCTGGTCTTCCTGCCGAGCACGATGAGCCTGGTGACCCTGGGCATCATGTTCTCCCTGGTCTACAACTCGTCGTTCGGCGCCCTGAACGGGGTGCTCGACGCCGTCGGCCTCGGCTTCCTGGCCCAGGACTGGCTCGGCGACCCGGACCTGGTGCTGTATTCGCTCGTCGCGGTCTTCGCCTGGCAGTTCTCGGGCCTCAGCATGGCCCTGTTCAACGCCAGCATCAGACAGATCCCGGCGGAACTCTACGAGGCGGCCCGGGTCGACGGCGCGAACGGGCTCCAGCGGTTCCGCTACGTCACGCTGCCGAGGGTCCGGCCGGTCATGGTGGTCGTCGTCGCGCTGACCGTGATCCAGTCGCTCCGGTCGTTCGACCTCGTCTACGTGATGACCAAGGGCGGGCCGGACAACGCGAGCGCCCTGCTGGGCTACTACATGTACGTCCAGACGTTCGTGAACCGTAACCAGGGCTACGGCGCCGCGATCGCCGTGGTCATCCTGCTGCTCAGCCTCACCTTCGCGATCGTGTACGTGCGCCGGGTGGCAACGCGGGAGGCGTTCGATGAGTGA
- a CDS encoding carbohydrate ABC transporter permease — MSDPSEVVDDTSPAGTEPVDELPGGELPGDKRPGGARPRRRRPRRRYSVTASVAAAVAVLLWLYPFWLSLQTSLKSDAEIRESPFSPAVPPTLDAYVRAWTTLDMPTLLGNSLVLAVGGALINVVVTFPIAFFIARRLIPFADALFVFLLVGLMVPQQMVVLPLYRIAESLGLTGSLAGLVLIHGVYGIPFSLLIFRGFFAGIPRALDDSARLDGCSDSGVLLRILAPLSGPALATVFVLQFINIWNEFLFAVVLLNNSDSWPVTVGVLPVQLSQYFVSWNLPAAALLIAQLPTLVLYVVAQRWVVRGMTAGAMSG; from the coding sequence ATGAGTGACCCGTCCGAGGTCGTCGACGACACCAGCCCCGCCGGGACCGAACCGGTCGACGAACTGCCGGGCGGCGAACTGCCGGGCGACAAACGGCCGGGCGGCGCACGGCCCCGGCGACGACGGCCCCGGCGACGCTACTCGGTCACCGCGTCGGTGGCCGCGGCCGTCGCGGTCCTGCTGTGGCTCTACCCCTTCTGGCTGTCGTTGCAGACGTCGCTCAAGTCGGACGCGGAGATCCGGGAGAGCCCGTTCTCGCCGGCCGTGCCACCCACCCTCGACGCGTACGTGCGCGCGTGGACGACGCTCGACATGCCGACCCTGCTGGGCAACAGCCTGGTGCTGGCGGTGGGCGGCGCGCTGATCAACGTGGTGGTCACCTTCCCGATCGCCTTCTTCATCGCCCGCCGCCTGATCCCGTTCGCCGATGCGCTCTTCGTCTTTCTCCTGGTCGGGCTGATGGTCCCGCAGCAGATGGTCGTCCTGCCGCTGTACCGGATCGCCGAGTCGCTCGGCCTGACCGGCTCGCTGGCGGGTCTCGTCCTGATCCACGGGGTGTACGGGATCCCGTTCAGCCTGCTCATCTTCCGGGGCTTCTTCGCCGGCATCCCGCGGGCACTCGACGACAGCGCCCGGTTGGACGGGTGCAGCGACTCGGGGGTGCTGCTGCGCATCCTCGCGCCGCTCAGCGGCCCGGCGCTGGCCACCGTCTTCGTGCTCCAGTTCATCAACATCTGGAACGAGTTCCTCTTCGCCGTGGTGCTGCTCAACAACTCCGACAGCTGGCCGGTCACGGTGGGCGTGCTGCCGGTGCAGCTGAGTCAGTACTTCGTGTCCTGGAACCTGCCGGCGGCGGCCCTGCTCATCGCGCAGCTCCCGACGCTCGTGCTCTACGTCGTGGCGCAGCGGTGGGTGGTGCGTGGCATGACCGCCGGGGCGATGAGCGGCTGA
- a CDS encoding ABC transporter substrate-binding protein — translation MTANKRLRIAALAVTLTVGASLTACGGEAESSGVTEIRYSARLTGVGDDADAAIVEAFNKKFEGRYRVTRTAIDDETYKTKQITQLTGGDAPDVFYAWAGGRAKDVIDAGFAAPLDGYYEQYGWTKRLNALGQTQATFDGKKYFAPTMMSSSAIWYQPGIFAQKGVTVPKTMPELEAAAARLKAGGVAPFILSNKEKWEAQFYWTQLVVAENGPAVYNDLVAGKGRWTDAPFVAAWQKLADWNAAGYYYGSPNSIGYADSTIPWVKGEGAMNVQGNWYPSTIAGSDKAAADKMDYFVFPAAVGKQSTLEIYAENTLMINAKSDQRHRDAAAAFVDYYVAAEAQTTLGKAGRLFPANVEVDLTTLDLSKVMLKLAEAMKSQTSDSFLHVDLAFTAEVANEFLDATQGVVNKTVTPAEAAKRVQAVADRQ, via the coding sequence GTGACTGCGAACAAGAGACTCCGTATTGCAGCGCTCGCGGTCACGCTGACGGTCGGCGCCTCACTCACCGCCTGCGGCGGCGAGGCCGAATCCTCCGGTGTCACCGAGATCCGCTACTCCGCCCGGCTGACCGGCGTCGGTGACGACGCCGACGCGGCGATCGTGGAGGCCTTCAACAAGAAGTTCGAGGGCCGGTACCGCGTCACCCGGACGGCGATCGACGACGAGACGTACAAGACGAAGCAGATCACCCAGCTGACCGGGGGTGACGCGCCGGACGTCTTCTACGCGTGGGCGGGCGGCCGGGCGAAGGACGTCATCGACGCCGGCTTCGCCGCCCCGCTCGACGGCTACTACGAGCAGTACGGCTGGACCAAGCGGCTGAACGCCCTCGGCCAGACCCAGGCGACCTTCGACGGCAAGAAGTACTTCGCCCCGACGATGATGTCCTCCAGCGCCATCTGGTACCAGCCCGGCATCTTCGCCCAGAAGGGCGTCACCGTCCCGAAGACCATGCCGGAGCTGGAGGCGGCGGCGGCCAGGCTCAAGGCCGGTGGGGTGGCCCCCTTCATCCTCTCCAACAAGGAGAAGTGGGAGGCGCAGTTCTACTGGACGCAGCTCGTCGTGGCGGAGAACGGACCGGCGGTCTACAACGACCTGGTCGCCGGCAAGGGTAGGTGGACCGACGCGCCGTTCGTCGCGGCCTGGCAGAAGCTCGCCGACTGGAACGCGGCGGGCTACTACTACGGATCGCCGAACTCGATCGGCTACGCCGACTCGACCATCCCGTGGGTCAAGGGCGAGGGGGCGATGAACGTGCAGGGCAACTGGTACCCGAGCACCATCGCCGGGTCGGACAAGGCGGCGGCCGACAAGATGGACTACTTCGTCTTCCCCGCCGCGGTAGGTAAGCAGAGCACGCTGGAGATCTACGCCGAGAACACCCTCATGATCAACGCGAAGTCGGACCAGCGTCACCGGGACGCCGCCGCGGCCTTCGTCGACTACTACGTCGCCGCCGAGGCGCAGACGACGCTGGGCAAGGCCGGCCGGTTGTTCCCGGCCAACGTCGAGGTCGACCTGACGACGCTCGACCTGTCCAAGGTCATGCTCAAGCTCGCCGAGGCCATGAAGTCGCAGACGAGCGACAGCTTCCTGCACGTGGACCTCGCCTTCACCGCCGAGGTCGCGAACGAGTTCCTCGACGCCACCCAGGGCGTCGTCAACAAGACCGTGACGCCCGCCGAGGCGGCCAAGCGCGTGCAGGCCGTGGCCGACCGGCAGTAG
- a CDS encoding phosphopantetheine-binding protein produces MPAVRKDVEATLVDRPDVDGATVIDYGAPGPVLALVRPDGFCSGPELRDACAEVLEAAASRITVVLATELPDLADGFPDPESLLAESVYVYRYEPATTETEERVVALWNRILDRNRTGVTDDFLDLGGDSVSAVRVVAEIRNEFGVDVDLMRFFNNPSVRHVAALVDAGRDRGTTG; encoded by the coding sequence ATGCCCGCTGTGCGCAAGGACGTCGAGGCGACGCTGGTCGACCGGCCCGACGTCGACGGTGCGACAGTCATCGACTACGGCGCGCCCGGCCCGGTGCTGGCCCTGGTGCGGCCCGACGGCTTCTGCAGCGGCCCCGAGCTGCGGGACGCCTGCGCCGAGGTGCTCGAAGCGGCGGCGTCGCGGATCACCGTCGTGCTGGCCACGGAGCTGCCGGACCTGGCGGACGGCTTCCCCGACCCCGAGTCGCTGCTGGCGGAGTCGGTCTACGTCTACCGCTACGAGCCGGCCACGACCGAGACCGAGGAGCGGGTCGTCGCGCTGTGGAACCGGATCCTGGACCGGAACCGGACGGGGGTGACCGACGACTTCCTCGACCTCGGCGGTGACTCGGTGAGCGCGGTGCGGGTCGTCGCCGAGATCAGGAACGAGTTCGGTGTCGACGTCGACCTGATGCGGTTCTTCAACAATCCCTCGGTGCGGCACGTCGCGGCGCTGGTCGACGCCGGGCGGGACCGGGGAACGACCGGATGA
- a CDS encoding serine hydrolase domain-containing protein — MSRRAGAAADLPDIEAHRASPAAMLDAFVAGGHCRSGQLVVRVDGRQVLSHAAGEARPGVPMSVATKARLDCAMKPVVAMGILALAARGLLSVDEPVSRYVPEFGCGGKETITAHHLLTHTAGHFMPRNAFPYISSPAVLKQRLFAGEIGDWTPGTVIRYDSWGGWWTLTEMIERVTTVPWTDFLAEHVLRPAGADALELVPVPGPDPSRLELAYWSLRFGGPVCELTRLNSPQALAWPNPAYGGYAPMEALAELYSVLSEPERCRDLLGFDPSPMTTTQQPAGLTEEPADRFVTGSEEDEDTDRSFRVENGMGYGMFLRLDRCNFYREVSPASFGHHSNAGTWGLCDPRAGLVIALRMNGVPRELIGDGSGYRSTHGHPVVAAVYRAFR; from the coding sequence ATGAGCCGGCGGGCGGGAGCCGCCGCCGACCTCCCCGACATCGAGGCCCACCGCGCGTCGCCGGCCGCCATGCTCGACGCCTTCGTGGCCGGGGGCCACTGCCGGAGCGGGCAGCTCGTCGTCCGGGTCGACGGCCGGCAGGTGCTCAGCCACGCGGCCGGTGAGGCCCGGCCGGGGGTGCCGATGTCCGTCGCGACCAAGGCCAGGCTGGACTGCGCGATGAAGCCGGTGGTGGCGATGGGGATCCTGGCGCTGGCCGCGCGCGGGCTGCTCTCCGTCGACGAGCCGGTGAGCCGGTACGTCCCCGAGTTCGGCTGCGGCGGCAAGGAGACGATCACGGCGCACCACCTGCTCACCCACACCGCCGGGCACTTCATGCCCCGCAACGCCTTTCCCTACATCTCGTCGCCGGCCGTGCTGAAGCAGCGGTTGTTCGCCGGGGAGATCGGCGACTGGACGCCCGGCACCGTCATCCGGTACGACAGCTGGGGCGGCTGGTGGACGCTGACCGAGATGATCGAGCGGGTGACGACCGTACCCTGGACCGACTTCCTCGCCGAGCACGTCCTGCGGCCGGCGGGCGCCGACGCGCTGGAGCTGGTCCCCGTCCCGGGGCCGGACCCGTCCCGGCTCGAACTGGCCTACTGGTCCCTCCGGTTCGGCGGGCCGGTCTGCGAGCTGACCCGGCTGAACAGCCCGCAGGCGCTCGCCTGGCCCAACCCGGCCTACGGCGGGTACGCGCCGATGGAGGCGCTGGCCGAGCTGTACTCGGTGCTGAGCGAGCCGGAACGGTGCCGGGACCTCCTCGGGTTCGACCCGTCGCCGATGACGACCACGCAGCAGCCGGCCGGGCTGACCGAGGAACCCGCCGACCGGTTCGTCACCGGGTCCGAGGAGGACGAGGACACCGACCGGTCGTTCCGGGTGGAGAACGGCATGGGGTACGGCATGTTCCTCCGGCTGGACCGGTGCAACTTCTACCGCGAGGTCTCGCCGGCCAGCTTCGGGCACCACAGCAACGCGGGGACGTGGGGCCTGTGCGACCCCCGGGCCGGCCTGGTGATCGCGCTCCGGATGAACGGCGTGCCCCGGGAGCTGATCGGCGACGGGAGCGGCTACCGCTCCACCCACGGCCACCCGGTCGTCGCCGCCGTGTACCGGGCGTTCCGCTGA